The proteins below come from a single Kosakonia sp. SMBL-WEM22 genomic window:
- the hhe gene encoding DUF4011 domain-containing anti-phage protein Hhe: MAEYSSSLDDESKEYILKSLEEMRRKLLDLTSRNRLLNFPINQKHSSLRIINALPDQLFQTLKSEQVMQFAPVPDPTKAQLQQFGYLDKNVPSAEEKVTKPLPDARTWAGKLGLNTDYDLLRGAQDTLSLEDHELVVKARNLILLHLKENGGSLAGIRNTQAKSGLPAERLDSLLIRLGYKDIAEFELDAKAGKPLRKPVVQEPEPNIDIQTLYYPADLEAVLRSIHGKAQVAIEETGAGILYLSLGFLEWYESDDSDKPRLAPLFTVPVTLEKGKLDPQAGLYRYHLRYTGEDIIPNLSLQEKLQADFGFALPGLDEETLPETYFQHIQAITETNKPRWKVRRYGALSLLNFSKMLMYLDLDPERWPQGDKNLLNHEVIKRLFTSQTGDHASSESLSSEYHIDTFDNIHQQFPLIFDADSSQHSALIDAVNGENMVIEGPPGTGKSQTITNLIAAAMLNGKKVLFVAEKLAALEVVKHRLDKAGLGDFCLELHSHKSHKRKVLEDIQKRLHNPTLQKMPAQIDAEISRYEELKNQLNSYAQEINETWKLTGLTIHQILTGATRYRRELGIDPTLLHIENLSGQKLDRVAQLRLRDQIKEFKDVVVEFRQQVGQQAELWEHPWYGVNNTDIQLFDSERVVSLLKEWNEALIAWQQTLAGFLTTYSITAAHHDELSWQTQLVALSDQLPELPAEADFQAYTRLDSNKIERLKSWLHDFNAVQADYHQVAGDLMPEKLRLLEEGNPVPDFPDITKIFGLDGVTTLADVVLLIRGLTQLHTAFASDKEHLSPLLESLPSAVADRFSMTPAGLQQIATFIHVASTLPIELVRYRDDRFDDEGIEPHIKDLSQRLASLHALRDQLKTRFTLNKVADSEQLKTIENILHNSGLFSWLSGSWREAKNTLIGLSSEPNAKWKMLYDELPILRQYVQERDEFEACNFEQIFGELYRGLETDPSQLRQIREWYGEVRSVWGIGFGANVAIGGALLTLDSQILKGIQQLKQQGVDAQITQHLDKLKSYEQTFASAHFAPEDEQILAGEKSILLPLIEKLTDALTPIQQWFSTEQLALNTVNEKIAVLQQIHNRQARLGDDRLPCNIFAAAAPLTFGADKDNAHSLKIMSNTLTFAEQMGENVHDADLVAAIQRLPGADEYRDLQHYLRALQQKWQLQTEHQRNFAQETQLNSEQWHQRCENRLSALIACNEEAIAKPRWLNGWLNFIRISLDIENSGLQRIRDAIMSHTLTIEDIDTGLEVAIFDQLAREIATERPHLLRVSGNSRSAMQKTFRDYDRALQRLQRERIAAVIASNPVPQGASGGRKADYTEMALILNETGKKMRHIPIRQLINRAGRALLQLKPCFMMGPMSAANYLQPGDIEFDLVVMDEASQVKPEDALGVIARGKQIIVVGDPKQLPPTSFFDRAGIDDDDDDTAAVSQTDSILDASLPLFKMRRLRWHYRSQHESLIAYSNRHFYNSDLVVFPSPNAHAPEYGVKFSFVKNGRFINQHNIEEARVIAKAVALHATNSPDESLGIVAMNSKQREQIERSIDEICREDTQAEAAIDRLRMKSDALFVKNLENVQGDERDVIFISFTYGPGEADGKVYQRFGPINSDVGWRRLNVLFTRSKKRMHVFSSMRSEDIQVTETSKRGVQALRGFLHFAEKGNMDGLAHHTGKAPDSDFEVSVITALENAGFRCEPQVGVAGFFIDIAVRDPGKQGRYLMGIECDGATYHSAKSARDRDRLRQDVLEGLGWRIRRIWSTDWFSNPDEILEPIIRELNRLKTTVAEEEYSEEQAIAQLVFAGQTASNNIADFSDHNEPLRLRLERFAREVIDVECPYIADESKLLRPAMIEALVEHQPLSRSEFVERIPKYLREATESKMSKTYLDRVLAIIDGDEFA; this comes from the coding sequence ATGGCGGAATACTCTTCTTCACTCGATGATGAATCCAAAGAATATATTCTCAAGTCGCTTGAGGAAATGCGGCGAAAATTGTTGGATTTGACCTCGCGAAACAGGTTACTGAATTTTCCAATTAATCAAAAACACTCTTCGCTGCGTATCATCAACGCACTGCCAGATCAGCTTTTTCAAACCCTCAAATCAGAACAGGTCATGCAGTTCGCTCCTGTTCCGGATCCAACCAAAGCGCAGTTACAGCAATTTGGCTATCTGGATAAAAATGTACCTTCAGCCGAAGAAAAGGTCACAAAACCGCTGCCTGATGCGAGAACGTGGGCGGGTAAGCTGGGGCTCAATACAGACTATGATTTACTCCGCGGTGCTCAAGATACTCTTTCCCTGGAGGATCATGAGCTGGTTGTTAAGGCGCGCAATCTCATTCTTCTCCATCTAAAGGAAAACGGCGGCTCTTTGGCTGGCATCAGAAATACGCAGGCTAAATCTGGCCTTCCTGCTGAACGTCTGGATTCGCTACTTATCCGCCTTGGCTACAAAGATATTGCTGAGTTTGAGCTCGATGCGAAAGCGGGCAAGCCGTTGCGTAAGCCAGTCGTGCAGGAGCCTGAGCCGAATATTGATATACAGACGCTTTATTACCCGGCCGATTTGGAAGCTGTACTGCGCTCTATCCACGGTAAGGCGCAGGTGGCGATTGAAGAGACCGGCGCGGGGATTCTCTATCTCTCCCTTGGCTTTCTTGAATGGTATGAAAGTGATGATTCAGATAAGCCCCGGCTTGCTCCGCTCTTTACCGTTCCTGTAACGCTTGAGAAAGGTAAACTCGATCCACAAGCGGGGCTTTACCGCTATCACCTGCGTTATACCGGGGAAGATATTATCCCTAACCTGTCGTTGCAGGAGAAATTGCAGGCTGATTTTGGTTTTGCATTGCCAGGGTTGGATGAGGAGACGTTACCGGAAACCTATTTTCAGCACATTCAGGCTATTACCGAAACGAATAAGCCGCGTTGGAAAGTGCGTCGCTATGGGGCGTTGAGCTTATTAAACTTCAGCAAAATGCTGATGTATCTCGATCTGGACCCAGAGCGCTGGCCGCAGGGTGATAAAAACTTACTGAATCACGAAGTGATCAAACGTCTTTTTACTTCCCAGACGGGGGATCATGCCAGCTCAGAAAGCTTATCCAGCGAATATCACATCGATACTTTTGATAACATTCATCAGCAATTTCCGCTTATTTTTGATGCCGATAGCTCGCAGCATAGCGCATTAATTGATGCGGTTAATGGCGAAAATATGGTTATCGAAGGGCCTCCAGGCACGGGCAAATCACAAACCATTACTAACCTGATTGCCGCAGCGATGCTTAATGGCAAGAAAGTGCTTTTCGTTGCGGAAAAACTTGCGGCGTTAGAGGTCGTTAAACACCGGCTCGATAAAGCAGGGCTGGGTGATTTTTGTCTTGAGCTGCACAGCCATAAATCACATAAGCGTAAGGTGTTAGAGGACATCCAGAAACGTTTGCATAATCCGACATTGCAGAAAATGCCGGCGCAAATCGATGCCGAGATCTCACGCTATGAAGAGTTGAAGAACCAGTTAAACAGCTATGCTCAGGAAATTAATGAGACCTGGAAGCTTACCGGGCTGACAATTCACCAAATTTTGACCGGCGCGACGCGGTATCGACGCGAGCTGGGCATCGATCCCACACTACTCCATATAGAAAACCTGTCGGGGCAAAAATTGGATCGCGTGGCGCAGCTTAGACTGCGTGACCAGATCAAAGAGTTTAAAGACGTTGTCGTGGAGTTTCGCCAGCAGGTCGGCCAGCAGGCGGAACTGTGGGAACACCCCTGGTATGGCGTTAATAATACTGATATCCAGCTTTTCGACAGTGAACGCGTTGTTTCGCTGCTTAAAGAGTGGAATGAGGCGCTAATAGCATGGCAGCAGACACTTGCAGGTTTTCTCACCACATATTCGATTACCGCTGCGCATCATGACGAATTGAGCTGGCAAACGCAGCTAGTGGCTCTGAGCGACCAACTCCCGGAACTTCCTGCAGAAGCCGATTTCCAGGCTTATACCCGGCTTGATAGCAACAAAATTGAGCGTCTGAAAAGCTGGCTGCATGATTTCAATGCCGTTCAGGCGGATTACCATCAGGTGGCTGGCGATTTAATGCCTGAAAAATTGCGTCTTCTCGAAGAGGGTAATCCAGTTCCCGACTTCCCGGATATCACCAAAATCTTTGGTCTGGATGGTGTAACAACGCTTGCGGATGTGGTTCTCCTGATTCGTGGTTTAACGCAGTTGCATACTGCTTTTGCTTCTGACAAAGAGCATCTCTCCCCATTACTGGAATCATTGCCTTCTGCTGTTGCTGATAGATTCTCAATGACACCTGCGGGTCTGCAGCAGATAGCCACCTTCATTCATGTCGCCTCCACATTGCCAATTGAGTTGGTGAGATACAGAGATGACAGATTTGATGATGAGGGAATTGAGCCACACATTAAAGATCTCAGCCAGCGGCTGGCCTCGCTGCATGCACTGCGCGACCAACTCAAGACGCGTTTTACGCTCAATAAAGTGGCAGACAGTGAACAGTTAAAAACGATCGAAAACATCCTGCACAACTCGGGCCTGTTTAGCTGGTTAAGCGGCTCATGGAGAGAGGCGAAAAACACGCTGATCGGCTTATCCAGCGAACCTAATGCAAAATGGAAAATGCTGTATGACGAACTGCCGATCCTCCGCCAGTATGTGCAGGAACGCGATGAGTTTGAGGCGTGCAATTTTGAGCAGATCTTTGGCGAGCTCTATCGAGGGCTGGAGACCGATCCGAGCCAGCTAAGACAGATTCGTGAGTGGTACGGCGAAGTACGCAGCGTCTGGGGAATTGGCTTCGGTGCTAATGTTGCCATTGGTGGCGCGCTATTGACGCTTGATAGCCAGATTCTCAAGGGGATACAACAACTCAAGCAGCAGGGTGTTGATGCGCAAATTACTCAACATCTTGATAAGTTAAAAAGTTACGAGCAGACTTTTGCCTCAGCACACTTCGCCCCTGAAGATGAACAAATCCTTGCCGGCGAGAAGAGTATCTTACTGCCACTTATAGAGAAACTGACCGATGCACTGACGCCCATTCAGCAATGGTTCAGCACTGAGCAGCTTGCGCTGAATACGGTAAATGAAAAGATCGCCGTGTTGCAGCAGATACATAACAGACAGGCTCGTTTAGGCGACGATCGGTTACCTTGCAATATTTTTGCAGCGGCGGCTCCCCTCACATTTGGCGCAGATAAAGATAATGCGCACTCTCTTAAGATCATGAGCAACACCCTTACTTTTGCAGAACAGATGGGTGAAAACGTCCATGATGCTGATTTGGTTGCAGCCATCCAACGGTTACCCGGCGCAGATGAGTACCGCGATCTGCAGCACTATCTTCGCGCTCTTCAGCAGAAATGGCAGTTGCAAACCGAGCATCAGAGGAACTTTGCGCAGGAGACGCAGCTTAATAGCGAGCAGTGGCATCAACGGTGTGAAAATCGCCTCTCTGCTTTAATCGCCTGTAACGAAGAGGCGATTGCTAAGCCACGCTGGCTTAATGGCTGGCTTAACTTTATTCGAATCTCTCTGGATATTGAAAATAGCGGGCTGCAGCGTATTCGTGACGCAATCATGAGCCATACGCTGACTATTGAGGATATCGATACTGGTCTGGAAGTGGCTATTTTCGATCAGCTCGCCCGTGAAATCGCCACTGAACGTCCGCATCTCCTTCGGGTATCAGGTAATAGCCGTAGCGCGATGCAAAAAACATTTCGTGACTATGACCGTGCGCTACAGCGCTTGCAGCGTGAGCGCATCGCGGCAGTGATTGCGAGCAATCCCGTTCCTCAGGGGGCATCTGGAGGACGGAAAGCCGACTATACCGAAATGGCGCTTATCCTGAATGAGACGGGTAAGAAGATGCGTCATATTCCGATTCGCCAACTGATTAACCGCGCCGGTCGTGCGCTGCTTCAATTAAAGCCCTGCTTTATGATGGGACCAATGTCGGCAGCTAATTATCTTCAGCCTGGCGATATCGAATTTGATCTTGTAGTAATGGACGAAGCCTCACAGGTTAAGCCGGAAGATGCGTTGGGCGTTATCGCGCGCGGTAAGCAAATCATCGTGGTGGGTGACCCGAAACAGCTGCCGCCAACGAGCTTCTTTGACCGCGCGGGTATCGATGATGACGATGATGACACGGCTGCTGTCAGCCAAACGGACAGCATCCTTGATGCCTCATTACCTCTGTTTAAGATGCGCCGTTTGAGATGGCACTACCGTTCTCAGCATGAAAGCCTGATCGCCTACTCCAATCGCCATTTTTATAACAGCGATTTAGTGGTGTTCCCTTCGCCGAATGCCCATGCTCCTGAGTATGGCGTTAAATTTAGCTTCGTTAAAAATGGCCGCTTCATTAACCAGCACAATATTGAAGAGGCGCGCGTTATTGCGAAGGCTGTGGCTTTACATGCGACCAATTCGCCTGACGAATCCTTAGGCATCGTGGCAATGAACTCAAAGCAGCGTGAACAGATTGAGCGGTCAATTGATGAAATATGCCGTGAAGATACGCAAGCTGAGGCCGCGATTGATCGCTTAAGAATGAAGAGCGATGCGCTGTTTGTTAAGAACCTTGAGAACGTTCAGGGTGATGAGCGCGATGTTATCTTTATCTCCTTCACTTATGGGCCGGGCGAGGCCGATGGCAAAGTGTACCAACGCTTTGGTCCGATCAACTCTGATGTTGGCTGGCGTCGCCTGAACGTACTGTTCACACGCTCAAAAAAACGGATGCATGTATTCAGCTCCATGCGCTCGGAGGATATCCAGGTAACAGAGACATCTAAGCGCGGAGTGCAGGCGCTACGCGGCTTTCTGCACTTTGCTGAAAAAGGCAATATGGACGGTCTTGCACACCACACGGGTAAAGCGCCGGACAGTGATTTCGAAGTCTCTGTGATTACAGCGCTGGAAAATGCCGGTTTCCGCTGTGAACCCCAGGTGGGTGTCGCCGGGTTCTTTATTGATATCGCGGTGCGCGATCCCGGTAAGCAGGGGCGCTATTTAATGGGAATTGAGTGTGATGGTGCGACGTATCACTCGGCTAAATCAGCTCGTGACAGGGATCGCCTGCGTCAGGATGTGCTGGAGGGGTTAGGGTGGAGGATCCGGCGTATCTGGTCCACAGATTGGTTCAGCAATCCTGATGAGATTCTGGAGCCTATCATTCGCGAGTTAAACCGGTTAAAAACTACGGTTGCGGAAGAGGAGTACTCTGAGGAGCAAGCTATCGCACAGCTCGTTTTTGCAGGGCAAACGGCAAGTAATAACATTGCAGATTTTAGCGATCATAATGAGCCACTCAGGTTACGCCTTGAACGATTCGCCCGCGAGGTCATAGACGTAGAGTGCCCCTATATTGCCGATGAGAGCAAGTTGCTGCGTCCTGCAATGATTGAAGCATTGGTCGAGCATCAACCGCTTTCCCGCTCTGAATTTGTGGAGCGCATTCCGAAGTATCTGCGTGAGGCCACAGAAAGCAAGATGAGTAAAACCTATCTGGATAGGGTATTGGCGATTATTGATGGGGATGAGTTCGCTTAA
- a CDS encoding macro domain-containing protein has protein sequence MIRYERGDLLHSHSVALVNAVNCHGVMGKGLALQFKEAFPENYKIYREACKNGTFKIGSILIVEENNKLIVNFPTKDHWRQKSQYDFIARGLVQLKEEIISRGINSISIPPLGCGLGGLDWKVVEPMMTKTLGELESVDIVIFAPPA, from the coding sequence ATGATTCGATATGAACGCGGCGATCTTCTTCATTCTCACTCGGTTGCGCTGGTCAATGCCGTTAATTGTCATGGCGTAATGGGAAAAGGCCTCGCCCTCCAGTTTAAGGAGGCTTTTCCTGAAAACTATAAGATCTACCGGGAAGCCTGCAAGAATGGAACGTTCAAAATTGGATCTATTCTCATCGTAGAGGAGAACAATAAGCTGATCGTCAACTTTCCCACCAAGGATCATTGGCGGCAGAAGTCGCAATATGATTTTATCGCGCGCGGCTTAGTGCAGCTTAAAGAAGAGATTATCAGCCGCGGTATTAACTCCATCTCAATACCGCCTCTTGGATGTGGCCTTGGCGGGTTAGACTGGAAGGTTGTTGAACCGATGATGACTAAAACGCTTGGCGAACTTGAATCTGTTGATATTGTGATTTTTGCACCACCGGCGTGA
- a CDS encoding DapH/DapD/GlmU-related protein, whose amino-acid sequence MDFLKECLRVEVIGGKDKKFSWGRAFRHAWRQPKRRFLFWWRIASYLHNKKGKRCKKLAHYLNRRLMKKYNTEIGLGAKIQPGLFIAHYNGIVVSLYCDIGKNFLIRQNTTIGIKTPGRKDDDYRIKIGNDVVVGANCCIISDDISIGDNVKIGAMTFVNKDIPDNNIYYTKKETVQVLREA is encoded by the coding sequence ATGGATTTTCTGAAAGAGTGTTTGCGAGTTGAAGTCATTGGCGGGAAAGATAAAAAATTTTCATGGGGAAGAGCCTTCCGACATGCCTGGCGTCAGCCGAAGCGTCGTTTTCTTTTCTGGTGGAGAATAGCCTCCTATCTACATAATAAAAAAGGAAAAAGGTGCAAAAAGCTCGCACATTACCTTAATCGTAGATTAATGAAAAAATATAACACTGAAATTGGACTTGGAGCCAAAATTCAACCTGGGCTTTTTATCGCCCATTATAATGGAATTGTGGTTTCGCTATATTGCGATATCGGCAAAAACTTTCTGATCCGGCAAAACACCACCATCGGCATTAAAACACCGGGCAGGAAAGATGATGACTACAGAATTAAGATTGGCAACGATGTCGTTGTTGGTGCCAATTGCTGTATTATTTCTGATGATATCAGTATCGGAGATAACGTAAAAATTGGTGCAATGACCTTTGTTAATAAGGATATTCCTGATAACAATATCTACTACACCAAGAAAGAGACAGTTCAGGTGCTGAGGGAGGCGTAA
- a CDS encoding DNA repair protein gives MNKPIKRLEIIKYAIELEDDSIILSQLPLLKTEVTDPELAFIVHALEEKNYSDAMRAITAWLQSQRSVVSWQDPQVAASKLELKALEEQLRELIDKRNARIQQLDEFNDLYLTRLGPLMSQILRLRKMLAEAAVRRQEAEARRREADYLRCQKYLSQAVNVLVTLTQRWQSMPPHSMQAAEARKHLQQQSELIASLLAEAQELERGLTREEEPTRQARDEARQEYESYQEQQHDAEKRFSFEQKMSEEERHELKRLWRQASKLCHPDLVDSEMKNDANSMMVQLNQARQRGDLSAIRSMLSRLQKGLEPLMASDRLNDVQRLRQRIVEVKQHIATLLEELMTLEKEETWQLVSSLGDRETYFRQQEKALAEIRESLEQQVSEAEYDEVA, from the coding sequence ATGAACAAACCCATAAAACGGCTTGAAATCATCAAATACGCCATTGAACTGGAGGATGACAGCATCATCCTCAGCCAGCTTCCTTTGCTGAAAACGGAAGTGACCGACCCGGAGTTAGCGTTTATTGTTCACGCGCTCGAAGAGAAAAACTACAGCGATGCGATGCGCGCCATTACAGCGTGGCTCCAGAGCCAGCGCTCGGTCGTCAGCTGGCAAGATCCGCAGGTCGCCGCCAGCAAACTGGAACTCAAAGCGCTGGAGGAGCAGCTCCGCGAGCTTATCGATAAGCGTAATGCGCGCATTCAGCAGCTGGATGAATTTAACGATCTCTACTTAACCCGTCTTGGGCCGCTGATGTCGCAGATCCTGCGCCTGCGTAAAATGCTGGCTGAAGCCGCGGTGCGTCGCCAGGAAGCGGAAGCACGTCGCCGTGAGGCGGATTATCTGCGCTGCCAGAAATATCTCTCCCAGGCGGTGAACGTGCTGGTGACGCTCACGCAGCGCTGGCAGAGTATGCCGCCACACTCAATGCAGGCGGCAGAAGCGCGTAAACATCTTCAGCAGCAAAGCGAGCTGATCGCCTCCCTGCTGGCAGAAGCGCAGGAGCTGGAGCGCGGCCTGACCCGTGAAGAGGAGCCGACGCGCCAGGCGCGCGATGAAGCGCGTCAGGAGTATGAAAGCTATCAGGAGCAGCAGCACGATGCGGAAAAACGGTTCAGCTTCGAGCAGAAGATGTCGGAAGAGGAGCGTCATGAGCTGAAGCGCCTCTGGCGGCAGGCGAGTAAACTCTGTCATCCCGACCTGGTTGACAGCGAGATGAAAAACGATGCTAACAGCATGATGGTGCAGCTCAACCAGGCCCGTCAGCGCGGCGATCTGAGCGCGATTCGCTCCATGCTCAGTCGTTTGCAGAAAGGGCTGGAGCCGCTAATGGCCAGTGACAGGCTGAATGACGTGCAGCGTTTACGTCAGCGTATTGTGGAAGTGAAGCAGCACATCGCTACTTTACTTGAAGAGCTAATGACCCTTGAGAAAGAGGAGACCTGGCAACTGGTCTCTTCCCTTGGCGATCGGGAGACCTACTTCCGCCAGCAGGAGAAAGCACTGGCGGAGATCCGGGAATCCCTTGAGCAGCAGGTTAGCGAAGCCGAATACGACGAAGTGGCCTGA